A section of the Spirosoma pollinicola genome encodes:
- a CDS encoding winged helix-turn-helix transcriptional regulator — MSTIPEATPSPVNGLRPAHSAADCTQSSQAVQDALYVLSGKWKLPIIVAMSGGPKRFGELQRLVSGITAKVLSKELKELEMNEFAVRRVYATMPVTVEYELTEYSQSLNSIIEALRDWGIQHRARILRKDKLDM; from the coding sequence ATGAGCACTATTCCTGAGGCAACTCCTTCACCTGTCAACGGCTTAAGACCCGCCCATTCCGCAGCAGACTGTACACAGAGCTCACAAGCGGTTCAGGACGCCCTCTATGTTCTGAGTGGCAAGTGGAAACTACCCATAATCGTTGCGATGAGCGGTGGGCCAAAGCGCTTCGGCGAGTTGCAGCGGCTAGTTTCGGGAATTACAGCCAAAGTCCTCAGCAAAGAATTGAAAGAACTGGAAATGAACGAGTTTGCTGTTCGGCGTGTCTACGCGACAATGCCTGTCACGGTCGAATATGAACTGACCGAATACAGCCAGTCCCTGAACAGCATTATCGAAGCCTTACGCGATTGGGGCATCCAGCACCGGGCCAGGATTCTTAGAAAAGATAAGCTGGACATGTAA
- a CDS encoding ABC transporter permease has translation MIKPRNVGPPRLADRLLTWFVAPHLLESLQGDLHEEFAYQVQRVGERRAKWRYWRDVLGFFNPSTIKRKPASNPIQRAEFTHYSPSNYRTTSSLNPAMIRNYFRTAWRNLVKNKFYSFINISGLTVGLAVGILILLWVQDELSFDRFHAQSSSIYRLENWAGTGSSRQIWTTTVAPIAGFAKRETPEVKEAVRLTENYAYTLFKYKEKTISEEKTFFTDPTLFSVFDFNLIRGNPAKPFTDNNSIVITETTAKRYFGDENPIGKVLAANDNTAFTVSGVILDFPKNSSIQGDMFLPLSLFFKNIYADNRDGKNMDNDFSQFRYSTYLLVQPNTSIASLATKLRTIHLRNKPDDTDLTYLLQALPAMHLYKADGTEGGIETVRMFSIIALLILAIACINYVNLSTARSLLRSKEVSMRKIVGAARSQLFVQFLVETTLLFSLAAVLALSLLYGLLPFYNELAGKELVLNVSDYHIWQIIGLTIIGTLAASSIYPAVLLSSFEPLKALKGKVSARLSEASFRKLLVVVQFAVSVILIAGTFIINNQLQYIRSKELGYDKTHVFAFFMRDMNKHYDAVKADLLSQPGITAVTRANANIVQLGGQTGDNDWDGKAQGETMMMHTVAIDKDFIPFFDMKLQQGANFSGAVADSLHFILNETAVKAARLDNPIGKRFRLWKHNGTIIGVVKDFHFASMKQKIEPSIFFYEPQYSGAIYIKTTGKEAENAIASAKKSWKHYNADFPFEYSFLDDVFNNLYKSEQQTGLLFTIFSSIAILISCLGLFGLAAYTAQVRTREIGVRKVLGASVTSVIQLLAKDFIQLVIIAIVIAVPLAWWAMSLWLEGFAYRIDIEWWMFAIAGLLALAIALLTVSFQSIKAALMNPVKSLRSE, from the coding sequence ATGATAAAGCCCCGAAACGTAGGACCGCCCCGTCTGGCTGACCGCTTACTGACGTGGTTCGTGGCACCGCACCTGCTCGAATCGCTGCAAGGCGACCTGCACGAAGAGTTTGCGTATCAGGTACAGCGCGTTGGCGAACGACGTGCCAAGTGGCGATACTGGCGGGATGTACTGGGATTCTTCAATCCATCTACTATCAAACGAAAACCGGCAAGTAACCCAATTCAGCGTGCCGAATTCACTCACTACTCACCATCAAATTACCGGACTACGTCTTCACTCAATCCTGCTATGATCCGCAACTATTTCAGAACCGCCTGGCGCAATCTGGTCAAGAACAAATTTTACTCCTTCATCAACATTTCAGGTCTAACCGTCGGGCTGGCGGTTGGCATTTTGATTCTTTTATGGGTGCAGGATGAGTTGAGCTTCGACCGGTTTCATGCCCAATCGTCGTCTATATACCGACTCGAAAACTGGGCGGGTACTGGCAGCAGTCGGCAAATCTGGACAACTACCGTCGCACCCATTGCGGGCTTCGCCAAGCGGGAAACCCCGGAGGTAAAAGAGGCCGTTCGGCTAACGGAGAACTACGCCTATACGCTGTTTAAATACAAGGAGAAGACCATCAGCGAAGAGAAAACGTTCTTTACCGACCCTACCCTATTCTCGGTATTTGACTTCAACCTGATCCGGGGCAACCCGGCGAAACCCTTTACCGATAACAACTCAATTGTTATTACTGAAACGACGGCTAAACGGTATTTCGGCGACGAAAATCCGATTGGCAAAGTACTGGCGGCTAACGATAACACCGCGTTCACGGTCAGTGGTGTTATTCTGGATTTCCCAAAAAATTCGTCTATTCAGGGCGATATGTTTTTACCACTCTCCCTGTTCTTCAAGAATATATACGCAGACAACAGGGATGGAAAAAACATGGACAACGATTTTTCGCAGTTCAGGTATTCTACTTATTTGCTAGTTCAGCCAAACACATCGATTGCAAGTCTGGCGACTAAACTGCGCACGATTCACCTCCGCAATAAACCCGACGATACTGACCTTACCTATCTGTTACAGGCCCTGCCCGCTATGCACCTGTACAAAGCCGACGGCACGGAAGGAGGCATCGAAACAGTCAGGATGTTCTCCATTATTGCGTTGCTGATTTTAGCGATTGCCTGTATCAATTATGTAAACCTGTCTACTGCCCGCTCTCTGCTGCGCTCCAAAGAAGTGAGTATGCGTAAAATTGTGGGAGCCGCCCGGAGTCAATTGTTCGTACAGTTTCTAGTCGAAACCACGCTCCTCTTTTCGCTGGCAGCCGTGCTGGCCCTTAGTCTGCTCTATGGTTTACTGCCCTTTTATAATGAACTGGCGGGCAAAGAACTCGTTCTGAATGTCAGCGACTACCACATCTGGCAGATTATCGGACTGACTATCATCGGTACGCTGGCCGCGTCGAGTATCTACCCGGCGGTGCTGCTGTCGTCGTTTGAGCCCCTGAAAGCACTGAAAGGCAAAGTGTCGGCCCGGTTAAGTGAAGCCTCGTTTCGGAAACTGTTGGTCGTGGTCCAGTTTGCCGTTTCGGTCATTCTTATTGCGGGGACGTTTATTATCAACAACCAGCTGCAATACATCCGCTCCAAGGAACTAGGGTATGACAAAACGCATGTGTTCGCTTTTTTTATGCGGGACATGAACAAGCATTACGACGCGGTGAAAGCCGACCTCTTAAGTCAGCCGGGTATAACGGCCGTTACCCGCGCCAATGCCAATATTGTCCAGTTGGGTGGCCAGACCGGTGACAATGACTGGGATGGAAAAGCACAGGGCGAAACCATGATGATGCACACTGTAGCTATCGACAAAGACTTTATTCCGTTCTTCGATATGAAGCTACAACAGGGTGCCAACTTTAGCGGAGCCGTTGCCGACTCGCTGCATTTTATCCTGAACGAAACGGCGGTTAAAGCCGCCCGACTCGATAATCCGATTGGCAAGCGGTTCCGGCTCTGGAAGCATAACGGCACCATTATCGGTGTAGTAAAGGACTTTCATTTTGCGTCAATGAAGCAAAAAATAGAGCCTTCCATATTTTTTTACGAACCCCAGTACTCGGGGGCAATCTATATCAAGACAACCGGAAAGGAGGCTGAAAACGCCATAGCCTCGGCAAAAAAGTCCTGGAAACACTACAATGCCGACTTCCCGTTTGAGTACTCATTTCTGGACGATGTATTCAATAACCTCTACAAATCCGAGCAGCAAACCGGGCTTCTGTTCACGATCTTTTCGTCCATTGCCATCCTCATTTCGTGCTTAGGCCTGTTCGGGTTAGCGGCTTATACGGCACAGGTTCGCACCCGCGAAATTGGCGTTCGTAAAGTATTGGGGGCTAGTGTTACCAGCGTCATTCAGTTACTGGCAAAAGACTTTATCCAATTGGTTATAATCGCTATTGTCATTGCCGTTCCGCTTGCCTGGTGGGCTATGAGTCTATGGCTTGAGGGCTTTGCGTATCGAATCGACATTGAGTGGTGGATGTTTGCCATTGCCGGTCTATTGGCGCTGGCCATTGCCTTGCTGACCGTCAGTTTCCAAAGCATCAAAGCCGCTTTGATGAACCCGGTGAAATCGTTACGGAGTGAGTAA
- a CDS encoding DoxX family protein has translation MNPKIMRILTIVMTVLASGMAILSGVMKLTQSKEVVDTLTKVGAGDKAISLGLMEIGFAALFIYPKTMKLGFILLSCYFAGALATEMTHGSPLNAFLPLVLIWIAAFLRDKTIFLPASVE, from the coding sequence ATGAATCCAAAAATAATGCGTATCCTCACAATCGTTATGACCGTTTTGGCGTCTGGTATGGCCATTCTCAGTGGAGTAATGAAGTTGACCCAGTCGAAAGAGGTAGTTGACACACTCACGAAAGTGGGGGCAGGGGACAAAGCAATTAGTCTGGGCTTGATGGAAATCGGCTTTGCTGCTCTGTTCATCTACCCTAAAACCATGAAACTGGGTTTCATTTTGCTTTCCTGCTACTTTGCCGGGGCACTCGCCACCGAAATGACTCACGGTTCGCCCCTTAACGCATTTCTTCCTCTTGTTCTAATCTGGATTGCCGCTTTCCTGCGCGACAAAACGATTTTTTTGCCTGCGTCGGTGGAGTAG
- a CDS encoding PadR family transcriptional regulator has product MKGTYLGEFEEVVLLAVAIRSGDAYGAAVVTEIEQQMNRSVNLGAVHSALNRLAEKGLVTSELGGVTTERGGRRKRLYSVTTAGRRALQEVRQVRNQMWEAIVTNNVEWIVNNG; this is encoded by the coding sequence ATGAAGGGAACCTACTTAGGCGAATTTGAAGAAGTGGTATTACTGGCGGTAGCGATCCGGTCGGGAGATGCGTATGGAGCAGCCGTAGTTACAGAAATCGAGCAGCAGATGAACCGCTCGGTCAACCTGGGTGCTGTACATTCCGCCTTGAACCGGCTCGCCGAAAAGGGACTGGTGACGTCAGAATTAGGTGGCGTAACAACCGAACGCGGTGGCCGGCGAAAGCGACTTTACTCCGTTACAACGGCTGGTCGACGGGCATTGCAGGAGGTGCGGCAGGTGCGCAATCAGATGTGGGAGGCCATAGTAACGAATAATGTAGAATGGATAGTGAATAATGGGTAA
- a CDS encoding ABC transporter permease: MLRNYLKIAIRNLLRRKFYALLNIIGLAVGMTFTLLIGSYVWSELQVNNELRNATNQYIIRSKWKQPGLGYEDVTVAPLGKTLKEKYPDLVANYYRFDVLTTAISNGNKHFVREVAQAGDSTMISMFGFTMLYGDARTALKAPNSVVITEENAIKYFGKTDVLGQVLTLSNYTGSKQEFVVTGVLKSLPKNSVTYLWDLPVNVFIPFNSLQGRTDADGWMTWNIANYIELKEGINQEDIQQPMEQILATYAPKTVRKNLQPYLTPLKDYYRDFNKGIVRKTIYTLSGIALFILLMAIVNFVNSAVANSSSRIKEIGIRKSLGGQKQQLIVQFLAESTIIAMLSMTVSLLFYELFRSSFGDIVGKKIDSLWTVSPYFPVVLSLSTLLIGLLAGLYPALILSSLPSVDSLKGKLKSVKEGIVFRRFLITTQFSIALLVGCGAVIVSQQVTYLFDKDLGYNKESIVLLSLPRDWTPQGVASIEAVRNELARLPVVKDISISSSSLKGGPAYDLHLYPVEKDSTEAMSTSILQTDENFVRTYQIPLLAGRFYTSSARAEQENKLVLNESAVKALGYHNPEAALGRQVYIQGYRSPITIIGVTQDFSFRSMKEKIMPAAIGHINGAGYLFAYFSVKLSSGDLPGSLASIEKRFHELLPDAPFEYSFTDEALQQLYQAEIQLKKASQTATLLALLIVMLGILAMVSLSLVRRMKEMGIRKVLGAGVPGIVLLFMKEFILAWLIAMLVAYPVAYLLMENWLQTFAYHIDVSMFSFGFISLFFLLLIGLIVSFQSIKVALMNPVKSLRNE; encoded by the coding sequence ATGTTACGAAACTACCTTAAAATTGCGATCAGAAATCTGCTCCGGCGCAAATTCTATGCCCTGCTTAACATCATTGGTCTAGCCGTTGGTATGACGTTCACGCTGCTTATTGGCAGCTACGTCTGGAGCGAATTACAGGTAAATAACGAATTACGAAATGCAACGAATCAATACATCATCCGCAGTAAATGGAAACAGCCCGGTTTAGGTTATGAAGATGTAACGGTGGCCCCGCTGGGAAAAACGCTGAAAGAAAAATACCCCGACTTAGTCGCTAACTATTACCGGTTCGACGTACTTACTACCGCCATATCCAACGGGAACAAGCATTTTGTCAGGGAGGTAGCCCAAGCAGGTGATTCAACTATGATTTCCATGTTTGGGTTTACCATGCTGTATGGCGATGCCCGAACAGCCCTCAAGGCGCCAAATTCAGTGGTGATTACGGAAGAAAACGCCATCAAGTATTTTGGTAAAACGGATGTACTCGGGCAAGTCCTTACTCTGAGCAATTACACTGGCAGTAAGCAGGAATTTGTGGTAACGGGCGTATTGAAAAGTCTGCCCAAAAACTCGGTTACCTACCTGTGGGATTTGCCGGTAAACGTCTTCATCCCTTTCAATAGTTTGCAGGGCCGCACGGATGCGGATGGCTGGATGACCTGGAATATAGCCAACTACATCGAGTTAAAAGAAGGCATAAACCAGGAAGATATACAGCAGCCAATGGAGCAGATTCTGGCCACCTACGCTCCCAAAACCGTTCGTAAAAATCTACAGCCCTACCTCACACCACTTAAAGATTACTACCGCGATTTTAACAAGGGCATTGTCCGGAAAACGATCTATACGCTATCAGGAATAGCCTTGTTTATCCTATTGATGGCTATCGTCAATTTCGTCAACAGCGCGGTGGCCAACTCAAGCTCACGCATTAAGGAGATTGGCATACGAAAATCATTGGGTGGGCAAAAACAGCAATTAATCGTCCAGTTTTTGGCTGAGTCGACCATAATAGCGATGCTGTCGATGACCGTATCGCTGCTTTTTTACGAGTTATTCCGGTCTTCATTCGGCGATATAGTCGGCAAGAAAATCGACTCACTTTGGACGGTATCACCTTATTTCCCAGTTGTACTTAGCTTGTCGACGCTCCTGATTGGACTGTTGGCCGGACTCTATCCCGCACTTATCCTATCTTCTTTACCGTCGGTCGATTCCTTAAAAGGTAAATTGAAATCAGTAAAAGAGGGGATCGTCTTCAGGCGGTTCCTGATAACGACTCAGTTTTCCATTGCGCTGCTTGTGGGTTGCGGAGCTGTGATTGTCTCCCAACAGGTTACCTATTTATTTGACAAAGACTTAGGCTACAATAAAGAGTCGATTGTACTGCTATCCCTACCCCGTGACTGGACACCACAGGGCGTGGCCAGCATAGAAGCCGTTCGGAACGAATTGGCCCGATTGCCCGTGGTAAAAGACATAAGTATTTCCTCATCGAGCCTCAAAGGCGGTCCGGCCTACGACCTGCACCTGTATCCGGTTGAAAAAGATTCTACCGAAGCCATGTCGACATCCATCCTCCAAACCGACGAAAATTTTGTTCGAACATACCAGATACCACTGCTTGCCGGTCGGTTTTATACGTCTTCAGCGCGGGCAGAGCAGGAAAACAAACTCGTGCTTAATGAGTCAGCCGTGAAGGCATTGGGTTACCACAACCCGGAAGCGGCTCTTGGACGACAGGTCTATATCCAGGGTTACCGAAGTCCCATAACCATCATTGGCGTGACGCAGGATTTTAGCTTTCGCTCGATGAAGGAAAAGATTATGCCTGCGGCCATCGGCCATATCAACGGAGCCGGTTATCTGTTCGCTTACTTTTCGGTTAAACTTAGCTCCGGCGATTTACCCGGCTCTTTGGCCAGTATCGAGAAGAGATTCCACGAACTGCTCCCTGACGCGCCTTTCGAGTATTCGTTTACCGACGAAGCATTGCAGCAATTGTATCAAGCCGAAATTCAACTAAAAAAAGCGTCACAGACAGCTACCCTACTGGCGCTACTTATTGTTATGTTGGGTATTCTGGCGATGGTTTCGCTGAGCTTAGTTCGGCGAATGAAGGAAATGGGCATTCGCAAAGTACTGGGCGCGGGTGTGCCAGGGATTGTCCTGTTGTTTATGAAGGAGTTTATCCTGGCATGGTTAATCGCGATGCTGGTAGCGTACCCCGTAGCCTATCTGCTTATGGAGAATTGGTTGCAAACTTTCGCCTATCACATCGACGTCAGCATGTTCTCATTTGGTTTCATTAGTTTGTTCTTTCTACTACTCATTGGCCTGATCGTCAGTTTCCAGAGCATCAAAGTGGCCCTAATGAACCCAGTAAAGAGTTTGCGTAATGAATAG